The bacterium genome contains a region encoding:
- a CDS encoding glycosyltransferase family 39 protein produces the protein MKIAKLSHFFRCLSTTYVEPVLILILLCLCLCIRVIAFQQISASPFGSTQLPDEQLYFQWASAIAESKFSTATPFKFAPLPAYVFAITIKLMNLGLDSIRYLNIILGSLACLLIALSAKKVQGPQAQFIALTFAALYSPFILYAIVPLKTSLELACFSLYLFLVLRVVERPQLMAVLCVGIASGLCAVSRENTFALIPLNLIIIFLSTSDLKLAGKLTRLFLYILGCSAVISPFAYFNYQRSGHFILSSTQGGMNFYLGTGQANIDPYFQPTQFAEPLPAIQEIQFQVEAAKRLGQRLTPLEASRYWYKQGVENILNDPLGYLKKITYRVLAIIFGYDACEHYDLHTLKTYISIFQYTHLSLEYLFLIFILGLAAFGIKDKKSKVILSVLIIYCLSILPFYSSARYRLPILVCLIPLTASYFVRFWQLLRELKSISYFNFLLIIVAFIAAKQIEIPGFNDTSAADNMHAFALSEASQEEQAQHLYEKIANANQRFSDYAKLALAAFAKERHQYLVARKYLNSIKDDSYAVAQKYFKLAELGLQAHDLSLEQVVKDLEKSLSINSAQVAARKLLGQLSVKYNPTQAQRQSEELFELLYYYQ, from the coding sequence ATGAAAATTGCAAAGCTATCTCATTTTTTTCGCTGCTTATCTACTACATATGTTGAGCCAGTATTAATACTAATACTACTCTGCCTTTGTCTATGCATAAGAGTAATTGCCTTTCAGCAAATTTCAGCATCCCCATTTGGCAGTACGCAATTACCAGATGAACAACTATATTTTCAATGGGCATCCGCTATTGCAGAGTCAAAATTCAGCACCGCAACGCCATTTAAATTTGCACCCTTACCCGCATATGTTTTCGCGATTACAATTAAGTTAATGAATCTTGGTTTAGACTCGATTCGATACTTGAATATTATTTTAGGTAGCCTCGCCTGTTTACTGATCGCCCTATCAGCTAAAAAAGTGCAAGGACCGCAAGCTCAGTTTATCGCATTAACGTTTGCTGCTTTATATTCGCCATTTATTCTCTATGCGATTGTCCCATTAAAAACTTCCTTAGAACTAGCATGCTTTAGTTTATATCTATTCTTGGTACTACGCGTTGTCGAACGACCGCAGCTGATGGCTGTGCTCTGTGTCGGTATCGCTTCTGGCCTTTGTGCGGTTTCCAGAGAAAACACATTTGCATTGATTCCATTAAATTTAATAATAATTTTTCTTAGCACCTCTGACCTTAAGTTAGCAGGAAAACTAACCAGACTATTCCTGTATATCCTAGGCTGCAGTGCTGTAATTTCGCCCTTTGCATACTTTAACTATCAACGCTCGGGCCATTTTATTCTTAGTTCTACTCAAGGTGGGATGAATTTTTATCTAGGCACAGGTCAGGCAAACATTGACCCTTATTTCCAACCGACACAATTTGCCGAGCCTTTACCAGCAATTCAAGAAATACAATTTCAAGTTGAAGCTGCAAAACGCTTAGGTCAAAGGCTTACTCCACTCGAAGCCTCTCGTTACTGGTACAAACAAGGGGTCGAAAATATTCTTAACGATCCTTTAGGTTACTTGAAAAAAATTACTTACCGAGTTTTGGCGATAATTTTTGGGTATGATGCTTGCGAGCATTATGATCTCCACACACTTAAAACCTATATTTCGATCTTTCAGTACACACATCTTAGTCTTGAATATTTATTCTTAATTTTCATTTTAGGCCTGGCTGCATTCGGCATCAAAGACAAAAAGTCTAAAGTAATTTTATCGGTATTGATAATTTACTGCTTAAGCATTTTACCCTTTTATTCTTCGGCAAGATATCGTCTACCGATCTTAGTATGCCTGATCCCCTTGACCGCATCTTATTTTGTGCGATTCTGGCAACTACTGAGAGAGTTAAAATCAATCTCCTACTTTAACTTTCTACTTATTATTGTTGCATTCATAGCCGCCAAGCAAATTGAAATACCTGGTTTCAATGATACTTCTGCAGCCGATAATATGCATGCCTTCGCATTAAGTGAAGCTAGTCAAGAAGAACAAGCCCAGCATTTATACGAGAAAATTGCTAACGCTAATCAGCGATTCTCAGACTATGCAAAACTCGCGTTAGCAGCATTTGCTAAAGAGCGACATCAATACTTAGTTGCACGAAAATATTTAAATTCGATTAAAGATGACTCGTATGCAGTAGCGCAAAAATACTTTAAACTTGCCGAGTTAGGTCTACAAGCTCATGATCTCTCCTTAGAGCAAGTTGTAAAAGATCTAGAGAAATCTTTGAGTATTAATAGCGCTCAGGTTGCTGCGCGCAAACTATTAGGCCAGCTATCTGTAAAATATAATCCAACGCAAGCACAGCGGCAAAGCGAAGAACTCTTTGAACTGCTCTACTACTATCAATAA
- a CDS encoding DUF1669 domain-containing protein, producing the protein MLNSPIKSCGAQRSSIEKIQPRLTIPNYEPIENVEISVFPFDSLADNIMRTIDRVNQSGKSEKIFASTMSYGNSLAQAWNDFFRENRQHVFLALDAALSFSTFQSSLLARAYSEHPSIYIVPIIGGGLFESIYHWKFVVPETSNYASLSGMNLSLPSRAQYLDLIYHFSDAEVVQELRSYYEQMLEHNCQRRDDYQCLVDFMVPTVSDQVLLKKMFDRSCELFLTRQSSSSAVAKYFLQPQLHDISYLLKTKIRQAKQEIVVVMHKFSDSSLMDELHSAQQRGIRVVVITGTHPRVKSSSLVKGLVDYDSLGNSDRGFSPHMKIVIFDQTELFFGTGNLSRNALSDSAELYAITKNQRAIDSTLAQVKNLLYLAGDQRYKNIESTLPPEQWLLIQRHYSSDQAQAAARDLQRVAQFIAPGKFVHDRLRKINAGARQILANCGLDRLQIIHEKDLLRCQATADIQTLDLATH; encoded by the coding sequence ATGCTAAACAGCCCAATAAAAAGCTGCGGCGCCCAACGAAGTAGTATCGAGAAAATACAGCCCCGCCTAACGATCCCAAATTATGAGCCTATTGAAAATGTAGAAATTAGCGTATTTCCATTCGATTCATTAGCTGACAACATCATGCGCACGATCGACCGCGTAAATCAAAGCGGAAAATCAGAAAAAATATTTGCATCCACAATGTCTTATGGGAACTCGCTAGCTCAAGCTTGGAATGATTTTTTTCGTGAAAATCGACAACACGTCTTTCTGGCTCTAGATGCCGCTCTATCATTCTCTACATTTCAAAGTAGTTTGCTTGCTAGAGCGTATTCAGAACATCCATCGATATATATCGTCCCAATTATCGGTGGAGGCTTATTCGAATCGATTTATCACTGGAAGTTTGTTGTTCCTGAAACCTCAAATTACGCGTCTCTGTCAGGAATGAATCTTTCCTTACCCAGCCGCGCTCAATACCTTGATCTGATCTATCACTTTAGCGATGCCGAGGTTGTGCAAGAGCTACGCAGTTACTATGAGCAAATGCTTGAACACAATTGTCAACGTCGTGATGATTATCAGTGCTTAGTTGATTTCATGGTTCCAACTGTGAGTGATCAAGTCTTATTGAAAAAAATGTTCGATCGAAGCTGTGAATTATTTCTTACTCGCCAAAGTAGTTCATCAGCAGTTGCCAAATATTTCCTACAGCCACAGCTACATGACATAAGCTATTTATTGAAAACTAAAATCCGTCAGGCAAAACAGGAAATTGTTGTAGTCATGCATAAGTTTTCTGACTCTTCTCTAATGGATGAGTTGCACAGTGCTCAGCAACGAGGAATTCGAGTTGTGGTCATTACAGGCACACATCCACGAGTAAAATCTTCTAGTCTAGTCAAAGGTCTTGTTGATTATGACAGCTTGGGAAATTCAGATCGAGGCTTCTCGCCACATATGAAAATCGTGATTTTCGATCAAACTGAATTATTCTTTGGGACTGGTAATCTTTCGCGAAATGCTTTGTCTGATTCAGCTGAACTATATGCAATTACCAAAAACCAACGCGCTATTGATTCAACACTAGCTCAAGTAAAAAATTTACTTTATTTGGCTGGAGACCAGCGATACAAAAATATTGAATCTACGCTGCCTCCGGAGCAGTGGCTTTTAATTCAGCGTCATTACTCGAGCGATCAAGCGCAAGCTGCCGCCCGAGACTTGCAGCGAGTCGCTCAATTTATTGCCCCTGGAAAATTCGTTCATGATCGACTGCGTAAAATTAATGCCGGAGCCAGACAAATCTTGGCCAACTGCGGACTCGATCGTCTGCAAATCATTCACGAAAAAGACTTGCTTCGTTGTCAAGCTACCGCGGACATACAAACATTGGATTTGGCAACCCATTAA